From Penicillium psychrofluorescens genome assembly, chromosome: 6, one genomic window encodes:
- a CDS encoding uncharacterized protein (ID:PFLUO_009152-T1.cds;~source:funannotate), with the protein MRFSIAALVTLAMGVAATEYTTEVVTQYTTYCPEATSIVHGSHTYSVETPGAITMSHGPYTVTRPLITQTITECTKCTSTAPAVPPASTPLASTPLVPSGAGATTPGTPAPTQTPYNAASRAATGAGAGLAAVFGAAALLL; encoded by the exons ATGCGCTTCTCGATCGCCGCTCTTGTTACCCTGGCCATGGGTGTCGCTGCTACTGAGTACACCACCGAGGTCGTCACTCAGTACACCACCTACTGCCCGGAGGCCACCTCCATTGTGCACGGCAGCCACACCTACTCCGTGGAGACT CCCGGTGCCATCACCATGTCGCACGGTCCTTACACCGTCACTCGTCCTCTGATCACCCAGACCATCACCGAGTGCACCAAGTGTACCTCGACCGCCCCCGCCGTGCCCCCGGCCTCGACTCCCCTGGCCTCGACTCCCCTGGTCCCCAGCGGTGCCGGTGCTACCACCCCTGGCACCCCCGCCCCGACGCAGACCCCCTACAACGCCGCCTCGCGCGCCGCCACTGGCGCCGGTGCCGGCCTGGCTGCCGTCTTCGGTGCTGCCGCTCTCCTGCTTTAA
- a CDS encoding uncharacterized protein (ID:PFLUO_009147-T1.cds;~source:funannotate) translates to MDPYDATLLLARADSSSTGRPPIYKAIGISLAVASGVFIGISFVLKKTGLLKANVKYNEEAGEGYGYLKNVWWWGGMTLMIIGEICNFVAYAFVDAILVTPLGALSVVITTILSAIFLKERLSFVGKVGCFSCIIGSIVIAMNAPQQSSVSDIQEMQQYVITPGFLTYAGIIIVGSIITALYAGPRWGKKSMFVYISICSMIGGLSVVATQGLGSAILAQARGESQFKEWFLYVLFVFVIATLLTEIIFLNKALNLFNAALVTPTYYVFFTSATIVTSAILFQGFKGSGIEIATVIMGFFQICAGVVLLQVSKSAKDVPDAAVFRGDLDQIREIATQQDPESEPKADSIRGAASIIRRISTARQTMAAEEARRFFHEKQQDTLKPPTENEIIEWDGLRRRKTVIGEGPTRSSRPHTPRTPSLKQQHPPWGMSRFPDPEDEEERPGSNPSFIGGIRSRASSALRPARWRSLNEQDESEMQRIPQNDTEYHGAAGLEPPVYGRERSDTPRSIAWADEKSDDQQHLEPRPNALRQFSFNSVLKSIRPGGTPPSPKRHASPPRGILRRTHLAGGDLRKSATEEERLGLVQGDSRTSGPDEETLNEKLDRWSSNESNPGQFQPLFAGDGRPHGSSVSTNSTHAFPAYEDHHHHYSSRPSTRQRSPSSEHDAEDEGWNIPSPGYRSRTRTDSSSHARGRAPPPPSQSSFSTHRHPNPLPPLPDVQTGGNEADALGVRSASDESNMGVTSLPSSSSSPSDGNHDGVNNSSRPQSGWRRQTSGGSSEGENYH, encoded by the exons atggATCCTTACGATGCtacccttcttctcgctcgaGCGGACTCCTCGTCCACTGGCCGACCGCCAATCTACAAGGCCATCGGTATCTCACTCGCCGTCGCGTCGGGTGTCTTCATCGGGATATCGTTCGTGTTGAAGAAAACGGGTctgctcaaggccaacgTCAAGTACAATGAAGAGGCAGGCGAAGGATATGGATACTTGAAGAACGTGTGGTGGTGGGGCGGGATGACGCTGATGATTATCGGCGAAATCTGCAACTTCGTGGCCTATGCATTCGTCGATGCTATCCTAGTAACGCCCCTAGGTGCGCTATCGGTCGTGATCACGACCATTCTGTCGGCTATCTTCCTCAAGGAACGGCTCAGTTTCGTGGGCAAGGTCGGCTGTTTTTCATGCATTATTGGGTCCATCGTGATTGCTATGAATGCTCCTCAGCAGTCGTCGGTCAGTGATATCCAGGAAATGCAGCAATATGTCATCACGCCTGGGTTCTTGACCTATGCTGGTATCATCATCGTGGGATCGATTATCACTGCGCTCTATGCAGGCCCGCGCTGGGGCAAAAAGAGCATGTTTGTTTATATCAGCATTTGCAGTATGATCGGTGGGTTGAGTGTCGTGGCGACCCAGGGATTGGGATCTGCGATACTCGCTCAGGCCCGGGGCGAGTCGCAGTTCAAAGAGTGGTTTCTCTACGTCTTGTTTGTGTTTGTCATTGCGACGCTGCTGACGGAGATCATCTTTCTGAAT AAAGCATTGAATCTCTtcaacgccgccctcgtcaCCCCAACCTACTATGTCTTCTTCACCAGTGCCACGATCGTGACTTCCGCCATCCTCTTTCAAGGGTTCAAGGGCTCCGGAATCGAAATCGCTACCGTCATCATGGGATTCTTCCAGATCTGCGCTGGTGTGGTTCTACTGCAGGTATCCAAATCGGCCAAAGATGTCCCCGATGCCGCCGTGTTCAGAGGCGACCTCGATCAAATCCGTGAAATTGCTACACAACAGGACCCCGAATCCGAGCCCAAGGCAGACTCCATCCGCGGTGCGGCGTCCATCATCCGCCGGATCTCGACTGCTCGCCAAACCATGGCGGCTGAAGAGGCGCGTCGCTTCTTTCATGAGAAACAGCAGGATACCTTGAAACCCCCGACTGAAAATGAGATTATCGAGTGGGATGGTCTGCGCCGGCGCAAGACCGTTATCGGCGAGGGGCCCACAAGGTCGTCTCGGCCGCATACGCCTCGCACGCCTTCTCTCAAGCAGCAACATCCCCCATGGGGCATGTCGCGATTTCCAGATCctgaggatgaggaggagcGGCCAGGCAGCAACCCCTCATTTATTGGTGGCATTCGATCGCGAGCCTCGAGCGCTCTTCGTCCGGCTCGGTGGCGATCGCTTAATGAGCAAGATGAAAGTGAAATGCAGCGGATCCCTCAAAACGATACCGAGTATCACGGTGCCGCCGGTCTAGAGCCACCAGTCTACGGCCGAGAGCGCAGCGACACTCCACGGTCAATTGCCTGGGCTGACGAGAAATCCGACGACCAACAGCATCTTGAACCTCGACCCAACGCGCTGCGCCAATTCTCGTTCAACTCAGTACTCAAAAGTATCAGACCCGGCGGAACTCCACCTTCACCCAAACGCCACGCTAGCCCGCCTCGTGGTATCTTGCGCCGAACACACCTAGCCGGCGGCGACCTCCGCAAATCCGCCACTGAAGAAGAGCGACTCGGTCTCGTCCAGGGCGACTCTCGTACCTCAGGACCAGACGAGGAAACCCTCAACGAGAAACTGGATCGCTGGTCCAGCAACGAGTCCAACCCCGGCCAATTCCAACCCTTGTTCGCTGGCGATGGACGTCCACACGGATCCTCTGTGTCGACAAACTCGACACACGCATTCCCAGCATAtgaagaccaccaccaccattactcttctcgtccatctACACGCCAACGCTCGCCTTCCTCGGAACACGACGCTGAAGACGAGGGCTGGAATATCCCCTCGCCGGGGTATCGGTCTCGCACTAGGACGGACTCCAGTTCTCACGCTCGCGGTCGCgctccgccgccgccttccCAGAGTTCTTTCTCGACACATCGCCATCCCAATCCGCTTCCTCCGCTCCCGGATGTTCAGACTGGTGGCAATGAAGCTGATGCGTTGGGAGTGAGGTCTGCGTCGGATGAATCAAATATGGGCGTCACTTCCctgccgtcttcttcttcttctccctctgACGGGAATCATGATGGAGTCAATAATTCCTCTCGACCACAGAGTGGGTGGCGGCGCCAGACGTCAGGGGGAAGTAGCGAAGGCGAGAACTATCACTGA
- a CDS encoding uncharacterized protein (ID:PFLUO_009150-T1.cds;~source:funannotate), whose translation MASATVTSTVELNNSPIRLTGPYGDWRDNLASQGYVVIKNAIPQGRAQQYQQKALDWLKSFSPSLDLDDPSTWREENLPATHKFNLFKEYSVTHERFMWEARQEPKVVEAFAKIWGTDELLVSFDALNITLPNRQDKPPNKPWPHVDQSPLRRGLHCVQGIINLSSAGPEDGSLILLPRSNTVTEKFFDEQTDPSTWLKKDFRTISETEMDWFKDKGMSPIKVLADPGDLILWDSRTVHWGGEPTAQSDTIRTVIYASYSPASMASKETLEAKQTAFRSYGATTHWAHDNIVLRDPLVYLPDGTVDPRNRAKPLEEADHTDQMLKLAGMKPY comes from the exons ATGGCTTCTGCCACTGTGACTTCCACTGTCGAGCTCAACAACAGCCCGATCAG ACTCACCGGCCCTTACGGCGACTGGCGGGACAACCTCGCATCCCAAGGATATGTGGTGATCAAAAACGCCATCCCACAAGGAAGGGCACAGCAGTACCAACAAAAGGCACTCGACTGGCTGAAATCCTTTAGCCCATCCCTAGACCTAGACGATCCATCCACCTGGCGTGAAGAGAATCTCCCCGCCACGCACAAGTTCAATCTATTCAAAGAGTACTCCGTCACGCACGAAAGATTCATGTGGGAAGCCCGGCAAGAACCCAAGGTCGTGGAAGCATTCGCCAAAATCTGGGGCAcggatgagctgctggttTCGTTCGATGCATTAAACATCACTCTGCCAAACAGACAGGATAAACCGCCGAACAAGCCCTGGCCGCATGTGGACCAGTCGCCGCTGCGCCGCGGTCTGCACTGTGTCCAGGGAATTATCAATCTCAGCTCCGCAGGCCCGGAGGATGGATCCTTGATCCTTCTGCCGAGGTCAAACACCGTGACGGAGAAGTTCTTCGACGAGCAGACGGACCCGTCAACCTGGCTGAAAAAAGATTTTCGGACCATCAGCGAGACCGAAATGGATTGGTTCAAGGACAAGGGAATGAGCCCCATCAAGGTGCTTGCCGATCCAGGGGATTTGATTCTCTGGGATTCACGGACTGTCCACTGGGGAGGAGAGCCGACGGCACAGAGCGATACTATCCGCACCGTCATCTATGCCTCGTACTCGCCCGCAAGCATGGCGTCGAAGGAGACTTTGGAGGCAAAACAGACCGCTTTCCGCTCGTACGGGGCCACTACGCACTGGGCTCATGATAATATCGTTCTCCGGGACCCGCTGGTGTATCTGCCAGATGGGACTGTTGATCCGCGGAATCGAGCGAAGCCTCTGGAAGAGGCGGATCATACAGATCAGATGCTGAAATTGGCGGGAATGAAGCCTTACTAG
- a CDS encoding uncharacterized protein (ID:PFLUO_009148-T1.cds;~source:funannotate), producing the protein MDPASLRRKDTTKGPPLRILSLDGGGVRGYSMLIILQELMYRTYVECEGKPPRRDQIPKPCDHFDLIAGTGTGGLIALMLGRLRLDLETSKEVYVRMTRKVFETDKTIAGIPYRSTLFKASKLEEAIRECVREHTVYEAEGNDRVDANPRASMASLPYGPGSVPQRTLSRGSFSMQPPPSTASDRRNSAFINGLRWGQPDASLYDNRENRTKTAVTALYKGTPRNTPAVLLRSYDSRREPPPEFNCTIWQAGRATSATGLAFKPIQIGQHVFIDEGAGTYNPAPQILDEAVMNEWPGRDVGVFVSIGTGKRPAGTNSRQHEWWEGFFGDALGTFAEARRRLISKIEGCEDIHQNMLRDYLAQRHVSKDNYYRLNVEVGVGEFGMNEWNRLADISTNTRRYLAKPDVKKMILDASVKFSKIERMNRRLANHDAAGGERDDLSFDLEREEMTVSDYDVSELPSSSHQFAVELPAEPVEYAPHSPVQAAPPVTVSAPTPAPMSADSLPAHPTPQDNYASSSRYSASDVSSYRHSHEHSRPSSQQQQQQGSPRRSGEKLAPHDGMGPPVPPPIPPKTPIQHSAPYPAQDDGGISMPAPLFSQGSSPAGGKVRPPYPVDEPPPAVNRQRKPIYHVR; encoded by the exons ATGGATCCCGCATCGCTTCGGCGCAAAGACACCACCAAGGGTCCTCCGCTGAGGATTCTGTCACTTG atggaggcggcgttcGCGGCTACTCCATGCTTATCATCCTCCAGGAACTCATGTACCGCACCTACGTCGAGTGTGAAGGAAAACCCCCGCGTCGCGATCAAATTCCCAAACCATGTGATCATTTCGATCTCAtcgccggcaccggcaccggcggtTTGATCGCCCTCATGCTAGGCCGGCTGCGCCTAGATCTCGAGACATCCAAAGAAGTCTACGTGCGCATGACCCGGAAAGTTTTCGAGACCGATAAGACGATCGCGGGTATCCCCTACCGATCGACCCTGTTCAAGGCCTCCAAgctcgaagaagccatccgCGAATGCGTCCGGGAACATACGGTTTACGAGGCCGAGGGGAACGACAGGGTCGATGCCAATCCACGCGCCTCGATGGCCAGCCTGCCTTATGGCCCTGGCTCAGTGCCCCAACGGACGCTTAGCCGGGGAAGTTTTAGCATGCAGCCGCCTCCATCAACCGCCTCCGACCGGAGAAACTCCGCGTTCATCAACGGTCTGCGCTGGGGTCAGCCGGATGCCTCGCTTTACGACAATCGGGAAAACCGGACCAAAAC AGCCGTCACTGCTCTTTACAAAGGCACTCCGCGCAACACACCTGCCGTCCTCCTCCGCTCCTATGATTCGCGCCGGGAACCACCGCCGGAATTCAACTGTACCATTTGGCAAGCGGGTCGCGCAACTTCGGCCACGGGACTGGCTTTCAAGCCAATTCAAATCGGGCAACACGTCTTCATTGATGAAGGGGCTGGCACCTATAACCCGGCGCCACAGatcctcgacgaggccgtcATGAACGAGTGGCCTGGTCGCGACGTCGGCGTGTTTGTTAGCATTGGCACCGGGAAGCGGCCGGCTGGTACAAATAGTCGCCAGCATGAATGGTGGGAGGGTTTCTTTGGTGATGCACTAGGTACATTTGCCGAGGCTCGGAGGCGACTGATCTCAAAGATCGAGGGCTGCGAAGATATCCACCAGAACATGCTGCGCGACTACCTCGCCCAGCGCCATGTGAGTAAGGATAACTATTACCGCCTCAATGTCGAGGTCGGAGTTGGCGAATTCGGTATGAACGAGTGGAACCGGCTGGCCGATATCAGCACCAACACCCGTCGGTACCTGGCAAAACCGGACGTGAAAAAGATGATCCTGGATGCGAGTGTCAAATTTTCCAAAATCGAACGTATGAACCGTCGCTTGGCCAACCACGATGCCGCCGGCGGGGAGCGTGACGACTTATCCTTTGATCTGGAGCGGGAGGAAATGACGGTCTCTGACTACGACGTGTCTGAGCTGCCTTCATCATCCCATCAATTCGCAGTGGAACTACCCGCCGAACCCGTCGAGTACGCTCCTCACTCACCGGTGCAAGCAGCACCGCCCGTCACCGTGTCTGCGCCTACACCAGCGCCAATGTCGGCCGACTCGCTCCCAGCGCATCCAACGCCACAAGATAATTacgcctcctcctccagaTACTCCGCCAGCGACGTTTCCAGCTACCGACACAGCCACGAGCACAGTCGGCCCtcatcgcagcagcagcaacaacaaggcTCGCCCCGGCGAAGTGGAGAGAAGCTCGCCCCTCACGACGGCATGGGGCCCCCAGTGCCGCCTCCCATACCGCCCAAGACCCCGATCCAACACTCCGCCCCGTATCCGGCCCAGGATGACGGAGGGATCTCCATGCCAGCACCGCTGTTCTCCCAgggatcttctcctgctgGGGGTAAAGTGCGACCTCCCTACCCGGTGGATGAGCCACCACCCGCGGTGAACCGGCAGCGGAAACCAATCTATCACGTACGGTGA
- a CDS encoding uncharacterized protein (ID:PFLUO_009151-T1.cds;~source:funannotate): MRCLPLASARPLALSRPASLAARWTPQSRGVSSSRDKQQKLLSANLEESDPTVFNILQKEKTRQKHFINLIPSENFTSQAVLDALGSVMQNKYSEGYPGARYYGGNEHIDESERLCQQRALEAFRLNPEEWGVNVQPLSGSPANLMAYSALLNTHDRLMGLDLPHGGHLSHGYQTPTKKISAISKYFETLPYRLDESTGLIDYDALEKTANLYRPKLIVAGTSAYSRLIDYPRMRAIADSVNAYLLSDMAHISGLVAADVLPSPFPYSDVVTTTTHKSLRGPRGAMIFYRKGVRRTDKKGNQEMYDLENPINASVFPGHQGGPHNHTITALAVALKQAQSTEFQTYQKTVLANATALSDRLGNSSSNGGLGYNIVSGGTDNHLVLVDLKNRGVDGARVERVLELCGVASNKNTVPGDKSALKPGGLRLGTPAMTSRGFQPEDFRRVADIVDRAVTLTQKLDKAAREQAQSRGVKNPGTLKAFAEYLGEGEEISEIVMLRQEVEDWVGTFALPWAKD; this comes from the exons ATGCGCTGCCTTCCCCTGGCCAGCGCCAGACCGCTCGCCCTATCCCGTCCTGCATCCTTGGCCGCCCGATGGACCCCTCAGTCGCGCGGAGTATCGTCCAGTCGCGACAAACAGCAAAAG CTGCTCTCCGCAAACCTCGAGGAGTCCGACCCCACCGTATTCAATATCCTGCAGAAG GAAAAAACCCGCCAGAAGCACTTTATCAACTTGATCCCGTCAGAGAACTTCACCTCGCAGGCCGTCCTCGATGCGCTGGGCAGTGTCATGCAGA ATAAATACTCCGAGGGCTATCCCGGTGCTCGGTACTATGGCGGAAACGAACACATCGACGAGTCTGAGCGATTGTGCCAGCAGCGTGCGCTGGAGGCTTTCCGTCTCAACCCAGAGGAGTGGGGAGTGAACGTCCAGC CTCTGTCTGGCTCGCCCGCTAACCTCATGGCCTACTCCGCCCTGCTCAACACCCACGACCGCCTCATGGGTCTGGACCTGCCTCACGGCGGCCACCTGTCGCACGGCTACCAGACCCCAACCAAGAAGAtttccgccatctccaagtACTTCGAAACCCTGCCCTACCGGCTGGATGAGTCGACGGGCCTGATTGACTACGACGCCCTAGAGAAGACGGCCAACCTGTACCGGCCCAAGCTGATTGTCGCCGGTACCTCGGCCTACAGCCGGCTGATCGACTACCCACGCATGCGCGCTATTGCCGACTCCGTCAACGCCTACCTGCTGTCGGACATGGCGCACATCTCGGGTCTGGTCGCCGCGGATGTTCTGCCCTCGCCGTTCCCGTACTCGGATGTGGTGACGACCACCACGCACAAGTCCCTCCGCGGACCCCGCGGTGCTATGATCTTCTATCGCAAGGGCGTCCGCCGcaccgacaagaagggcaaCCAGGAGATGTACGATCTGGAGAATCCCATCAACGCCTCCGTATTCCCCGGACACCAGGGCGGTCCGCACAACCACACCATCACGGCGCTCGCTGTGGCACTCAAGCAGGCCCAGAGCACCGAGTTCCAAACCTACCAGAAAACCGTGCTTGCCAATGCTACCGCTCTCTCCGACCGCCTAGGCAACTCCTCCAGCAACGGCGGACTAGGCTACAACATCGTCTCCGGCGGCACAGACAACCACCTCGTCCTAGTGGATCTCAAGAACCGCGGCGTGGACGGCGCGCGCGTCGAGCGCGTCCTCGAGCTGTGCGGTGTCGCCTCCAACAAGAACACCGTGCCAGGCGACAAGTCCGCGCTCAAGCCCGGCGGTCTACGCCTGGGCACCCCCGCCATGACCTCACGCGGCTTCCAGCCCGAGGATTTCCGTCGCGTGGCGGATATTGTGGATCGGGCGGTCACGCTCACTCAGAAGCTGGATAAGGCGGCCCGGGAACAGGCGCAGTCGCGTGGTGTCAAGAACCCCGGTACTCTGAAGGCGTTTGCTGAGTAtctcggcgagggcgaggagatctCGGAGATTGTGATGCTGAGACAGGAGGTCGAGGATTGGGTTGGTACCTTTGCTCTGCCGTGGGCGAAGGACTAA
- a CDS encoding uncharacterized protein (ID:PFLUO_009146-T1.cds;~source:funannotate), protein MRDPDPDTKPKPKPSPKGPVEPQNHLVFDTWNSASTGHQRAENPYSGTTAWRETRSRKLSSQFRSGDCLPNKSETQQSGKGEWRWVSDEDARRSQLGVRDIRNFMRVGKRKLDTEAGENHKKAKADDGKENSLSTIPPDSQQDPTDSKLNISLHTHNTPKPYTLDTESTTNPTSSSTSTPGSSDQTPKQKSTIFTGTTIYINGSTLPQISDHKLKHLLVSHGANISIHMARKSVTHVIVGQPNTGAGRGAGGGLAARKLQQEIARGGWKGVKVVSVEWVLESIKAERRLSESRFAVVHVAAKGQRSVRGMFGG, encoded by the exons ATGcgagatccagatccagataCAAAAccgaagccgaagccgtCCCCAAAGGGCCCAGTCGAACCTCAAAACCACCTAGTCTTCGATACTTGGAACTCCGCCTCAACAGGGCATCAACGTGCCGAGAACCCGTATTCAGGCACGACAGCCTGGCGGGAGACGCGCTCCCGCAAGCTTTCCTCCCAATTCCGGAGCGGGGACTGCTTGCCTAATAAATCGGAAACGCAGCAGTCGGGCAAGGGGGAATGGAGGTGGGTTTCTGATGAGGATGCCAGGCGGAGTCAGTTAGGAGTGAGAGATATCCGGAACTTTATGCGGGTGGGCAAGAGGAAGCTCGATACGGAAGCCGGAGAGAATCATAAGAAAGCAAAAGCGGATGATGGAAAGGAGAACTCGCTATCCACAATACCACCAGACTCTCAGCAGGATCCCACGGACTCGAAATTGAACATCTCTTTACATACACATAATACACCAAAACCATATACTCTCGATACCGAGTCTACCACGAATCCCACCTCATCTTCAACGTCAACACCTGGCTCATCAGACCAAACCCCGAAACAAAAATCAACCATCTTCACCGGAACAACAATCTACATAAACGGCTCGACCCTCCCTCAAATTTCAGACCACAAACTCAAACACCTCCTCGTCTCGCACGGCGCCAACATCTCCATTCACATGGCACGGAAGAGCGTGACTCATGTTATTGTTGGACAGCCGAACACAGGCGCTGGTCGAGGTGCAGGAGGTGGTCTTGCAGCGCGGAAACTTCAACAGGAGATTGCGAGGGGTGGGTGGAAGGGTGTTAAGGTTGTTAGTGTTGAGTG GGTCCTGGAGAGCATCAAAGCCGAGCGCCGACTATCCGAATCAAGATTCGCTGTGGTGCATGTTGCGGCGAAGGGGCAAAGGAGTGTACGAGGAATGTTTGGGGGATAA
- a CDS encoding uncharacterized protein (ID:PFLUO_009149-T1.cds;~source:funannotate) yields MKVSQLYVYPIKSLRPTALSEAILTPRGFPYDRCFMLLKVEAGENGSPSTLKNMHIPHFSEMSLFQTDIEFPKTDNDCGRVIVTHRSPGSRESQKLEVPLQPDVAGLEPLQIVMHRSPTTGYDMGAQYNEWFSERFGYAVKLAYLGSHSREVLGTLAPGKRKKSLPLPGWTLMSTEGIGKWLNPMLATAIAAKAICMIQEAVQEKPPLINAAFLFAVLAPVAVTVSYLLSTHSPEDRITFADCAPYLLISETSVSNVSARLPEGEEMDRTKFRPNIVVSGAENAFEEEFWSTLTVGPDLTRLFLRGNCVRCQSLNVDFTTGQIGTDESGNVLKKLMKDRRVDRGAKYSPVFGRYSFLDPAGAGTRICVGDEVGVSQKSAERTVFDWPGLSN; encoded by the exons ATGAAAGTCAGCCAG CTGTACGTCTACCCCATCAAGTCCCTGCGACCAACCGCCCTGTCGGAGGCCATTCTCACGCCACGGGGATTTCCCTATGACCGCTGTTTCATGCTGCTGAAAgtcgaggccggcgagaATGGATCCCCCTCGACCCTCAAGAACATGCACATCCCGCATTTCTCCGAGATGTCCCTTTTCCAGACGGATATCGAGTTTCCCAAGACAGACAATGATTGCGGGAGAGTCATTGTTACGCATCGCTCACCGGGATCTCGAGAATCCCAGAAACTAGAAGTCCCCCTGCAGCCCGATGTGGCGGGCCTCGAGCCCCTGCAGATCGTCATGCATCGCAGCCCGACTACGGGGTATGACATGGGCGCGCAGTATAATGAGTGGTTTAGTGAGCGCTTTGGGTATGCCGTCAAGCTGGCTTATTTGGGCTCTCATTCCCGAGAAGTGCTGGGGACTCTGGCGCCGGGAAAGCGCAAGAAAAGCCTCCCTCTTCCGGGGTGGACATTGATGTCAACCGAGGGAATTGGAAAATGGTTGAATCCGATGCTAGCTACAGCAATAGCGGCCAAAGCCATCTGCATGATCCAAGAGGCTGTCCAGGAAAAGCCGCCACTAATAAATGCTGCCTTCCTCTTTGCGGTGTTGGCTCCGGTTGCCGTCACAGTTTCCTACCTGCTCTCCACTCACTCGCCCGAGGACCGCATTACCTTTGCTGACTGTGCTCCGTACCTTCTCATCTCCGAGACGTCGGTGTCTAATGTCTCGGCGCGGCTGCcagagggagaggagatggatcgCACCAAGTTCCGGCCGAATATCGTTGTGTCCGGCGCTGAGAATGCGTTCGAGGAAGAGTTTTGGTCCACACTGACTGTGGGACCAGATCTTACCCGTCTGTTTTTGAGGGGCAACTGTGTGCGATGCCAAAGTCTGAATGTGGATTTCACGACGGGCCAGATAGGCACGGACGAGTCGGGCAACGTGCTCAAGAAACTGATGAAGGACCGGCGGGTAGACCGCGGTGCCAAATATAGTCCAGTCTTTGGCCGTTACTCTTTCCTGGATCCTGCCGGCGCAGGCACGCGGATCTGCGTTGGAGATGAGGTGGGCGTGTCGCAGAAGAGTGCAGAGAGGACCGTTTTCG ACTGGCCTGGGCTGTCCAACTGA